One region of Prosthecobacter dejongeii genomic DNA includes:
- a CDS encoding ABC transporter ATP-binding protein has translation MSSARLESSTAAVKRPILEIQALQKIYRNPQHELTVLNDINLTLEAGDTLAITGPSGSGKTTLLGLCAGLDDATSGSLKLDGQAFENLSQDARAALRNRLVGFVFQNFQLIPTLTALENVLVPLELRGETGRQKVAEALLHEVGLGKRMGHYPAQLSGGEQQRVALARAFVHRPKILLADEPTGNLDAATSAPIVEMLFRLNREAGTALVIVTHDPGLAAKARRVVKMEGGKIIAEEENAV, from the coding sequence ATGTCATCTGCCAGACTAGAATCATCGACTGCGGCTGTCAAACGGCCCATCCTGGAGATCCAGGCGCTCCAAAAAATCTACCGCAACCCCCAGCATGAGCTGACGGTACTGAACGACATCAACCTGACGCTGGAAGCGGGCGACACGCTGGCGATCACCGGCCCCTCAGGAAGTGGCAAGACCACGCTGCTGGGGCTGTGCGCGGGCCTGGACGATGCCACGTCGGGCTCACTGAAACTCGACGGGCAGGCTTTCGAAAACCTTTCCCAGGATGCGCGGGCAGCGCTGCGCAACAGGCTGGTGGGTTTCGTTTTCCAAAACTTCCAACTCATCCCGACACTGACGGCCCTGGAGAATGTGCTGGTGCCGCTGGAACTGCGCGGTGAAACAGGTCGCCAAAAGGTGGCCGAAGCCCTGCTGCACGAAGTGGGCTTGGGCAAGCGGATGGGGCATTACCCCGCCCAGCTTTCGGGCGGCGAGCAGCAGCGTGTGGCCTTGGCACGGGCCTTTGTGCATCGCCCAAAGATCTTGCTGGCCGATGAACCCACCGGCAACCTGGACGCCGCCACCAGCGCACCCATCGTGGAGATGCTGTTCCGGCTGAATCGTGAGGCAGGCACGGCGCTGGTGATCGTGACACACGACCCCGGCCTAGCGGCCAAAGCCCGGCGCGTGGTGAAGATGGAGGGTGGAAAGATCATCGCGGAGGAAGAAAATGCCGTCTGA
- a CDS encoding DUF1592 domain-containing protein, with protein MTIPELTSPRARVLHVLSLGMMLAMPCAAAEKVADAEFAAQQAEAKKSFKEGVVPFVKTYCIECHGNRRTKGGLNLEPALKNPGESSASRKWMQAFANVNAHDMPPDDSDQPAKEERQRFLDSLGKVKYLSAKDPGPFVIRRLTKMEYGHTLHDLFGVDASVAQELPDEVAGQGYLNSLSPMQTEQYLSIANEVLDRILAPAGKPPTEMQKRWLGQTPAPGADEREAAKKVARSLARSAYRRPPSEPEVDTLLGVFDLGRSNQLDYQESLRLMLKAVLVSPQFLYITPAKEAEPGQTIVPLDDYHLASRLSYLLWATMPDAELSAQADAGTLHQPEVLKAQVKRMLAHPRARALFDGFGAQWLGLGSLDSKTFDAKKFPQMTPALRMAMYDEARLFFDSIVRGNLSVVAFVDSDYTFLNDTLAQVYGLEKEVTGPKMRKVKLTNANRGGILGMPGILATTSFPNRTSAVNRGVWVLEQVLGEHVPPAPPNVPALEKQNQKTVANLTLRQRTELHRTNAVCANCHKILDPIGFGLENFDAIGRWRDQDDTGGAIDAAGELPGGKRFSSPQELKAIIAARKDDLARNLTEKLLAYALCRQLEGYDKIVVDQRLKTIAQDGYRMQTLITEIVTSYPFLNRRVQD; from the coding sequence ATGACGATACCCGAATTGACCAGCCCACGCGCGAGGGTCCTGCATGTCTTGAGCCTTGGAATGATGCTGGCGATGCCCTGTGCAGCCGCGGAGAAAGTGGCCGATGCGGAATTCGCCGCGCAGCAGGCGGAGGCTAAAAAGTCCTTTAAAGAGGGGGTGGTGCCGTTTGTGAAGACTTACTGCATCGAGTGCCACGGCAATCGGCGCACGAAAGGTGGACTGAACCTGGAGCCTGCCTTGAAAAATCCGGGGGAGTCCTCCGCCAGTCGGAAATGGATGCAGGCCTTCGCCAACGTGAATGCCCATGACATGCCGCCCGATGATTCAGACCAGCCAGCCAAGGAGGAACGGCAGCGATTTCTCGATAGCCTGGGCAAAGTCAAGTATCTCAGCGCCAAAGATCCCGGGCCGTTTGTCATCCGTCGCCTGACCAAAATGGAGTATGGCCATACACTGCACGACCTCTTCGGAGTGGATGCCAGCGTGGCCCAGGAACTGCCCGATGAAGTGGCGGGCCAGGGTTATCTGAATTCCCTGTCGCCCATGCAGACGGAGCAGTACCTCTCCATCGCCAACGAGGTGCTGGATCGCATCCTGGCCCCAGCGGGCAAGCCGCCCACGGAGATGCAAAAACGTTGGTTAGGCCAAACACCCGCCCCAGGAGCCGATGAGCGTGAAGCAGCCAAAAAGGTGGCCCGCTCACTGGCGCGGAGTGCCTACCGTCGTCCGCCCTCGGAGCCCGAGGTGGACACGCTGCTGGGAGTCTTTGATCTAGGCCGGTCTAACCAACTGGACTATCAGGAATCGCTGCGACTCATGCTCAAGGCTGTACTTGTCTCCCCACAGTTCCTTTACATCACTCCGGCCAAGGAGGCCGAACCGGGCCAGACCATTGTGCCTTTGGATGACTACCACCTCGCCTCGCGTCTCTCTTATCTTCTTTGGGCGACCATGCCCGATGCGGAGCTTTCCGCCCAGGCTGATGCAGGCACGCTGCACCAACCGGAAGTGCTCAAGGCGCAGGTCAAGCGCATGCTGGCCCATCCTCGTGCGCGGGCCCTGTTCGATGGTTTCGGGGCGCAGTGGCTGGGCCTAGGCAGCCTGGATAGCAAGACCTTCGATGCCAAAAAATTCCCGCAGATGACCCCTGCCCTGCGCATGGCCATGTATGACGAGGCGCGGCTTTTTTTTGACAGCATCGTGCGGGGGAACCTCAGCGTGGTGGCCTTTGTGGATAGCGACTACACCTTCCTCAATGACACGCTGGCTCAGGTCTATGGCCTGGAGAAAGAAGTCACCGGGCCCAAGATGCGCAAGGTGAAGCTGACGAATGCAAATCGCGGCGGCATCCTGGGTATGCCGGGCATCTTGGCCACCACCTCGTTCCCCAATCGCACCAGCGCCGTGAATCGTGGCGTGTGGGTGCTGGAGCAGGTCCTGGGGGAGCACGTGCCCCCTGCCCCGCCGAATGTCCCCGCTCTGGAAAAACAGAACCAGAAGACCGTGGCCAACCTGACCCTGCGGCAGCGCACGGAACTCCACCGCACCAATGCCGTCTGCGCCAACTGCCACAAGATCCTGGACCCCATCGGCTTTGGTCTGGAGAACTTCGATGCCATCGGTCGCTGGCGTGATCAGGATGATACCGGCGGGGCCATTGACGCGGCGGGCGAGCTCCCAGGCGGCAAACGCTTTTCCTCCCCCCAGGAACTCAAAGCCATCATCGCTGCACGAAAGGACGATCTAGCCCGTAATTTAACTGAGAAACTCCTAGCCTACGCCCTGTGTCGCCAGCTCGAAGGTTATGACAAAATCGTGGTGGATCAGCGCCTGAAAACCATCGCCCAGGACGGTTATCGCATGCAGACACTCATCACCGAGATCGTCACCAGTTACCCTTTCCTCAATCGTCGCGTCCAAGACTGA
- a CDS encoding response regulator — protein sequence MNPHRPNVDPAADLVSQDPLHVNHRILIVDDNTTIHEDFRKILSPTDFGEGDLNMIESAVFGDAQTSRSMPEFELAFAAQGDGAVKLVEMGLQQARPFALALVDVRMPPGMDGIATIKNLWRLQPDLQVAICTAYADYSWDDIVDHLGISHRLVILKKPFDPIEVIQIANALTSKWGFERESALRQLGLQTKLWDNTKRMEDTYARLRQEHDDRMRLEEDIRKMQKMDALGGLAAGIAHDFNNVLTVIQGHLSMNLMSGDQPPGISESMGEVLLAARRAADLTKQLLNFTSRDYKTPRPVSLAREIEAEVDLLKRTLGSHVILETDFLADLPEVMADPGSLGQVVVNLAVNARDAMPKGGTLRISTRQTHLATAEDARALHVDAHPGHFAVLTVSDSGSGMPAEIVKQIFDPFFTTKEPGKGTGMGLAMVRGLARHMGGWVSVSSVVGVGTDFDLYLPIASPETEIATPISGNQDFDGLLHDVSPCNLLIVDDDSSVRHVMNYVLENQGHTVYSAKDAHEAWQLWRAHRHSINLVITDINLPGDASGFDLGRAILGDDATLPIIFTSGYCPDILGQTTSLQLGINYLPKPFDVLDLLNAVGQALTKGITRNPLPPRPITSRFSLPPSEMSH from the coding sequence ATGAACCCACACCGCCCTAACGTTGATCCTGCTGCAGATCTTGTTTCTCAAGATCCGTTGCATGTGAACCATCGCATCCTGATCGTGGATGATAACACGACGATCCATGAAGACTTCCGCAAGATCCTCTCGCCTACGGATTTTGGTGAAGGGGACCTGAATATGATCGAGTCGGCCGTGTTTGGGGATGCCCAAACCTCCCGCTCCATGCCAGAGTTTGAGCTCGCCTTTGCAGCCCAGGGAGATGGGGCTGTAAAACTGGTCGAAATGGGGCTTCAGCAGGCGCGTCCTTTTGCTCTGGCTCTGGTGGATGTGCGCATGCCTCCAGGTATGGATGGCATCGCGACCATTAAAAATCTGTGGCGTCTCCAGCCTGATTTACAGGTGGCGATCTGCACTGCATATGCCGATTATTCTTGGGATGATATTGTGGATCATTTGGGGATCTCTCATCGGCTGGTGATTCTGAAAAAACCCTTCGACCCCATCGAAGTTATTCAGATCGCCAATGCGCTGACCTCCAAATGGGGATTTGAGCGTGAGTCCGCTTTGCGCCAACTCGGCCTGCAAACCAAATTGTGGGACAACACCAAACGCATGGAGGATACCTATGCACGCTTGCGCCAAGAACATGACGATCGCATGCGGCTCGAAGAAGACATCCGCAAAATGCAGAAAATGGATGCGTTAGGTGGTTTGGCTGCTGGCATTGCCCATGACTTTAACAATGTGCTGACTGTTATTCAGGGGCATCTGAGCATGAACTTGATGAGTGGAGATCAGCCGCCAGGTATTTCTGAATCCATGGGCGAAGTCCTCCTAGCTGCAAGGCGTGCGGCGGATCTGACCAAACAACTTTTGAACTTCACCAGTCGTGACTACAAGACGCCACGTCCTGTTTCCTTGGCTCGTGAAATTGAGGCCGAGGTGGATTTACTCAAACGCACATTAGGTTCACATGTTATTTTGGAAACAGACTTTCTGGCCGATCTGCCAGAGGTCATGGCAGATCCAGGTTCATTAGGACAGGTGGTGGTTAACTTAGCGGTCAATGCACGGGATGCCATGCCTAAAGGTGGAACCTTGCGCATCAGCACCCGCCAGACTCATTTAGCGACAGCGGAAGATGCGCGTGCTCTGCATGTGGATGCGCATCCCGGTCACTTTGCAGTTTTGACTGTCAGCGACAGTGGGAGCGGAATGCCAGCGGAAATCGTAAAACAGATTTTTGATCCTTTCTTCACCACCAAAGAACCTGGCAAAGGAACGGGAATGGGGTTAGCAATGGTGAGAGGATTGGCTCGTCACATGGGCGGCTGGGTCTCAGTTTCGAGTGTGGTCGGTGTGGGAACGGATTTTGATCTTTACCTTCCTATTGCGAGTCCTGAAACGGAGATCGCGACGCCTATTTCAGGGAATCAAGATTTTGACGGTTTGTTGCACGATGTGTCCCCCTGCAATCTTCTGATTGTGGATGATGACTCCAGCGTGCGTCATGTGATGAACTACGTATTGGAGAATCAAGGGCATACTGTTTACTCGGCTAAAGATGCCCATGAAGCGTGGCAATTGTGGCGCGCTCATCGTCATTCCATCAATCTGGTGATTACCGACATCAATCTTCCAGGAGATGCCAGCGGCTTTGATCTGGGGCGTGCGATTTTAGGAGACGATGCCACGCTGCCGATCATCTTCACCAGTGGTTATTGCCCGGACATTCTGGGGCAAACAACCTCCTTGCAGTTAGGCATCAATTACCTGCCGAAACCTTTTGATGTGCTAGACCTCTTGAATGCGGTCGGTCAAGCCCTTACCAAAGGGATAACACGCAATCCATTGCCGCCGCGCCCTATTACCTCTCGATTCTCTTTGCCTCCTTCAGAGATGAGTCATTGA
- a CDS encoding SRPBCC family protein yields MNTDTHTIHLHRVLRAKPERVYRAFLDADAKAKWLPPHGFTGKVHHLEAKVGGTYRMSFTNFTTGSSHSFGGTYTELIPNERICYTDKFEDPNLPGEMQVTVELKEVFCGTELNITQAGVPAMIPAAACYQGWQESLILLAQLVEPEIPDEA; encoded by the coding sequence ATGAATACCGACACTCATACCATCCATCTTCACCGCGTTCTTCGTGCCAAACCTGAACGAGTTTATCGCGCGTTTCTCGATGCCGATGCCAAGGCCAAGTGGCTGCCGCCCCATGGTTTTACCGGCAAGGTGCATCACCTGGAAGCCAAAGTCGGCGGCACCTACCGGATGTCCTTCACCAATTTCACCACGGGCTCTAGCCACTCCTTTGGCGGCACCTACACGGAGCTCATCCCCAACGAGCGCATCTGCTACACGGACAAGTTTGAAGACCCGAATCTGCCAGGAGAAATGCAGGTGACGGTGGAGTTAAAGGAAGTCTTTTGCGGCACCGAATTGAACATCACCCAAGCAGGTGTGCCTGCGATGATCCCTGCGGCAGCTTGCTATCAAGGCTGGCAGGAATCGCTGATCCTCCTGGCCCAGTTGGTGGAGCCGGAGATTCCGGATGAAGCCTGA
- a CDS encoding arylesterase: MSVSLGWMATLPAQTAAVGKKRIVVLGDSISAGYGLDRDQAYPALLQKKMDAEGLPYEVVNAGVSGDTTAGGLRRIDWALGPKGADVLVIALGGNDGLRGVSPDQTEKNLTGIVAKARAKNPTIKILIAGMQMPDNLGPKYVEAFKAVFPKVSTAEKTDLLPYLLEGVGGDEKLNQPDRIHPTAEGQQKIADLVWAKLKALLPEVGN, from the coding sequence ATGTCAGTGTCTCTTGGCTGGATGGCTACGTTGCCCGCCCAAACCGCAGCCGTAGGAAAAAAAAGAATCGTCGTTTTAGGCGACAGCATCTCCGCCGGCTACGGCCTGGATCGTGATCAGGCCTACCCAGCTTTGTTGCAAAAGAAAATGGATGCCGAGGGCCTGCCCTATGAGGTGGTGAATGCCGGTGTGAGTGGCGATACCACCGCAGGCGGCCTCCGGCGGATTGATTGGGCCCTGGGCCCGAAAGGCGCGGACGTGCTGGTGATCGCCCTCGGCGGCAATGACGGCCTGCGCGGCGTCTCCCCCGATCAGACGGAAAAGAATCTGACCGGCATCGTCGCCAAAGCCCGCGCCAAGAACCCCACCATCAAAATCCTCATCGCCGGCATGCAAATGCCCGACAACCTCGGCCCCAAATACGTCGAGGCCTTCAAAGCCGTGTTCCCCAAAGTGTCCACCGCCGAAAAAACCGACCTCCTCCCCTACCTCCTCGAAGGCGTCGGCGGCGATGAAAAACTCAACCAACCCGACCGCATCCACCCCACCGCCGAAGGCCAACAGAAAATCGCCGACTTGGTTTGGGCGAAGCTGAAAGCCCTGCTGCCCGAAGTGGGGAATTGA
- a CDS encoding DUF1552 domain-containing protein, protein MTRKHLIDRRTYLKGIGASLGLPLLETMGWADSVKGRAPVKPPVRLGFMYMPHGVIPDQFWPTSPESYLTAPPPALESLRPILDQCLLMKGISGVPIAPFNGAPHALELSTWLTACLPDPSKRNQIHIAISADQIAANYVGAMTSLPSLELATMPQTHKENQEGLNEGYYSHCSYRSPTQAVPAEINPRNVLNRLFGKSDASGSTTKADPLDRQMLDLVIGGARDLRKKLPQNDQHKLDEYLDSVRSVERRIAAIEMRQKESALEKAGVASSKRSATDSPPIEIRIPEGDKRSEYMQVMCDLNVLAFQTDTTRVSTYIGSTPNGVSYPELGFTDTHHSQTHHNHKADQVAKVAAITAFNITQFAYMVKKMASLREGDGTLLDNCLMMWGSGLEDGNDHSRKNLPFIIAGKGSGSVNTGRFLADTQGNQGDLLTTLLTCAGVPLDRPIGIATKRIEEVLRS, encoded by the coding sequence ATGACCCGCAAACACCTCATTGATCGCCGCACGTATTTGAAAGGCATCGGCGCTTCCCTCGGCCTGCCTCTTTTAGAGACCATGGGCTGGGCAGATTCGGTCAAAGGCAGGGCTCCGGTCAAGCCGCCCGTGCGCCTCGGGTTCATGTATATGCCGCATGGCGTCATCCCAGATCAGTTCTGGCCCACCTCCCCTGAGAGCTACCTGACAGCCCCGCCGCCTGCGCTGGAGTCTCTGCGGCCAATCCTGGATCAGTGCCTGCTCATGAAGGGCATCTCCGGTGTCCCGATTGCACCCTTCAATGGAGCCCCGCATGCGCTGGAGCTTTCCACCTGGCTCACCGCCTGCCTGCCAGACCCGAGCAAGCGCAACCAGATCCACATCGCCATCTCGGCGGATCAGATCGCCGCGAACTACGTGGGCGCAATGACTTCCCTGCCCTCGCTGGAACTGGCGACCATGCCGCAGACGCACAAGGAAAATCAGGAAGGCCTGAATGAAGGTTACTACTCCCATTGCAGCTACCGCTCGCCCACCCAGGCCGTTCCGGCAGAGATCAATCCCCGCAACGTACTGAATCGTTTGTTCGGCAAATCCGACGCTTCCGGCAGCACCACAAAGGCCGATCCACTGGACCGCCAGATGCTGGATCTCGTCATCGGCGGAGCCCGGGACCTGCGCAAAAAACTGCCGCAGAACGACCAGCACAAGCTGGACGAATACCTCGACAGCGTCCGGTCGGTGGAGCGGCGCATCGCCGCCATCGAAATGCGCCAGAAAGAGTCGGCCCTAGAGAAAGCCGGAGTCGCCTCCAGCAAGCGCAGCGCCACGGATTCCCCACCCATTGAGATCCGCATTCCCGAGGGCGACAAACGCAGCGAGTACATGCAAGTCATGTGCGACCTCAACGTGCTCGCCTTCCAGACGGATACCACCCGCGTCAGCACCTACATCGGCTCCACGCCCAATGGTGTCTCGTATCCGGAGCTCGGCTTCACCGACACGCATCACTCCCAGACGCATCACAACCACAAGGCGGATCAGGTGGCCAAAGTCGCCGCCATCACCGCCTTTAACATCACCCAGTTTGCCTACATGGTGAAAAAGATGGCCAGCCTCCGCGAAGGCGACGGCACCCTCCTGGACAACTGCCTCATGATGTGGGGCTCCGGCCTCGAAGACGGCAACGACCACAGCCGCAAAAACCTCCCCTTCATCATCGCCGGCAAAGGCAGCGGCTCCGTGAATACCGGACGCTTTCTGGCCGATACCCAAGGCAATCAGGGGGATTTGCTGACGACGCTGCTCACCTGCGCAGGCGTGCCGCTGGACCGACCCATTGGGATTGCGACGAAGAGGATTGAAGAGGTCTTAAGAAGCTAA
- a CDS encoding polysaccharide pyruvyl transferase family protein: MSSRRSFLKNSGLALGAAAWPAASFAQSPEKQKTVLLQCAWATKNIGDIGHTPGTLRFLEQYLPEAKVILWAANTNEEVDAMLMKRFPKLEIVKGALTQEGGAVQEAIKHSDFFLRGPGMGQSTDFMIYCNKIGKPWGLQGQSYFPDMVTGKDGEKRIALLNGAAFIYCRDSKTLKLLQDVGVKPPVLEFGPDGCFGIDVRNEEKALERMKKHGLEEKKFITLQLRTHSPTSPGVDDKRPQKLNPLNPTPANIADDTRRAKVYQDLIAMWVKETGYKVVIAPEVRKEMEYNKKFVYDPLPDDLKKHVVNFDEFWNVDEACSFYARAHTVICHEPHTPIMALAMGTPMMHTFSEFHSPKCWMFKDIGLEEWAPEFDTTPATKMFEILMGIHHDYAAAEAKVKKAMAYVEDRAKSQMSVLRDVIKG; the protein is encoded by the coding sequence ATGTCTTCACGCCGATCCTTCCTCAAAAACTCCGGCTTGGCCCTTGGGGCAGCCGCTTGGCCTGCCGCTTCTTTTGCGCAATCCCCCGAAAAACAGAAGACGGTGTTGCTGCAGTGTGCCTGGGCGACGAAAAATATTGGGGACATTGGACATACGCCGGGGACGTTGCGTTTTCTGGAGCAGTATCTGCCAGAGGCGAAGGTGATTCTCTGGGCAGCCAATACCAATGAAGAGGTGGATGCGATGCTGATGAAACGGTTTCCAAAACTGGAGATCGTGAAGGGTGCGCTCACCCAAGAAGGCGGAGCTGTGCAGGAGGCGATCAAACACAGCGACTTTTTCCTGCGTGGACCGGGCATGGGGCAGAGCACGGACTTCATGATTTACTGCAACAAGATCGGCAAGCCCTGGGGATTGCAGGGACAGTCGTACTTTCCGGACATGGTGACGGGCAAGGATGGGGAAAAACGCATCGCCCTGCTGAACGGTGCAGCCTTCATCTACTGTCGGGATTCCAAGACGCTGAAGCTGCTGCAGGACGTGGGCGTGAAGCCGCCGGTGCTGGAATTTGGTCCGGATGGCTGTTTTGGCATCGATGTGCGGAATGAGGAAAAGGCGCTGGAGAGGATGAAGAAGCATGGGCTGGAGGAGAAGAAATTCATCACCCTGCAACTGCGCACACATTCACCTACAAGCCCGGGTGTGGATGACAAGAGGCCCCAGAAACTGAATCCGCTGAACCCGACGCCGGCGAACATCGCCGATGACACACGGCGAGCGAAAGTTTATCAGGACCTCATCGCGATGTGGGTGAAGGAGACTGGCTACAAGGTGGTGATCGCCCCGGAGGTGCGGAAGGAGATGGAGTATAACAAGAAATTTGTCTATGACCCACTGCCGGATGACCTGAAAAAGCACGTGGTGAACTTTGACGAGTTCTGGAACGTGGACGAAGCCTGCTCCTTCTACGCCCGTGCTCACACGGTGATCTGTCATGAGCCGCACACGCCCATCATGGCTCTAGCGATGGGCACTCCCATGATGCACACATTCTCGGAGTTTCACTCGCCGAAGTGCTGGATGTTCAAAGACATCGGCCTGGAAGAATGGGCTCCAGAGTTTGATACCACACCAGCAACCAAGATGTTTGAGATCCTGATGGGTATTCACCACGACTACGCAGCAGCGGAAGCAAAGGTCAAAAAGGCGATGGCCTATGTTGAGGACCGTGCGAAGTCACAAATGAGTGTGCTTAGAGACGTCATCAAGGGGTGA
- a CDS encoding ABC transporter permease, whose translation MPSDPRPLPTHLIPALLHPWTWQMAWRDSRTQRLRLLIFSLAIVSGIAALVAIHSLKGSVETGIKTQAKELLGSDLQVSSSQPIKAEEFDKLAKISSRTTREVAFPSMMTFPNGGARLVNVRALEGEYPYYGKIETLPADAWQRRADEPGVFLEAALLEQFQVKPGDEIELGRLHLKILGSILNSPPRASRFSGIAPEAYVHLADIQQSGLIGANSMVTHLVHLETAQKTPSAELKENLRREFPTASWRLETPEDRQETLGDALDLFQRYLGILALASLALGALGVAGAVQSHINRRVTTIAILRCLGAPRQLAAAVYIAQSATLALLGAILGAGLGVLLQTGLLVLFKDSLPVAVEAAPEWAIVFRTTLAGLGVCCGFALIPILKIHRISPAATLRSGSFLPGNPLRTLPVYLLLTALLLLLALTNDADWKRAVLLVGGLGAAFALVIGVARALMAVTRHIVRPSWPYLLRQGISNLHRPGNQTLLFLLSLGLGTFLLLTILLTGDLLQQRLRISETQENPNLYLIDVQPDQVEGVTSLVKNQGLPVLETAPMVTMRVQALKGVPVTKAEGVPRWIANREFRSTYRANLNSSETLVAGEWHESLPSPEGPIPVSLEEKIAGDMRLQLGDTLTLDVQGITLEARVTSIRKVDWSRFNLNFFMVFPPGPLDGAPGFHVVTTRTPDAAAVGRLQQGLTRDFPNVSSIDLSQILETVRSLFSKISWVITIMGGFTLIAALPIVVGTLLNGRDVRLRESVLLRTLGASARQVRTILIIEYATLGFLAALTGTLLAVGAATVLAVYVFKTSLSPNVLTLLTAFLTTTAISVLGGLALSRGVSNHPPLDILRRI comes from the coding sequence ATGCCGTCTGATCCACGCCCGCTCCCGACCCACCTCATCCCTGCCCTGCTGCATCCCTGGACCTGGCAAATGGCGTGGCGGGACAGCCGCACGCAGCGCCTGCGCTTGCTCATTTTCTCCCTCGCCATCGTTTCCGGCATTGCTGCACTGGTCGCCATTCATTCACTGAAAGGCAGTGTCGAAACCGGCATCAAGACCCAGGCCAAAGAACTCCTGGGTTCGGATCTGCAGGTTTCTTCGTCGCAGCCGATCAAGGCGGAGGAGTTTGACAAGCTGGCCAAGATTTCCTCCCGGACCACTCGTGAGGTGGCTTTCCCATCCATGATGACCTTCCCCAATGGCGGGGCCCGGCTGGTGAACGTGCGTGCCCTCGAAGGGGAGTATCCCTACTATGGAAAAATCGAAACCCTGCCTGCGGATGCCTGGCAGCGCCGTGCGGATGAACCGGGTGTATTTTTAGAGGCCGCTCTTTTGGAGCAATTCCAGGTGAAGCCGGGTGACGAGATCGAGCTGGGGCGACTGCATCTGAAGATTCTCGGCAGCATCCTCAACTCCCCGCCGCGCGCGAGCCGCTTCAGTGGCATCGCCCCCGAAGCGTACGTTCACCTGGCTGATATCCAGCAGAGCGGACTCATCGGAGCCAACAGCATGGTGACGCATCTGGTCCATCTCGAGACCGCCCAAAAAACTCCCTCCGCCGAACTGAAGGAAAACCTGCGCCGCGAATTCCCCACCGCATCCTGGCGCCTGGAGACACCGGAGGACCGCCAGGAAACGCTGGGTGATGCCCTGGATCTGTTTCAACGATACCTAGGCATCCTGGCGCTGGCATCCCTGGCTCTCGGTGCGCTGGGGGTGGCGGGGGCGGTGCAGTCTCACATCAACCGCCGCGTCACCACCATCGCCATCCTGCGCTGTCTCGGCGCGCCCCGGCAGCTCGCTGCCGCTGTTTACATCGCCCAGAGCGCCACGCTGGCCCTTCTGGGTGCCATTCTGGGGGCGGGCCTGGGGGTGCTTTTGCAAACGGGTCTGCTGGTGCTGTTTAAAGACAGTCTTCCAGTGGCTGTGGAGGCCGCCCCCGAGTGGGCCATCGTCTTTCGCACCACCCTGGCGGGTCTGGGTGTGTGCTGTGGATTCGCGCTCATCCCCATCCTGAAAATCCATCGCATTTCACCCGCCGCCACGTTGCGCAGCGGCAGCTTTTTGCCCGGCAACCCTCTCCGCACGTTGCCAGTCTATTTGCTTCTCACCGCCCTGCTGCTCCTGCTGGCCCTAACCAATGATGCGGATTGGAAACGTGCGGTGCTTTTGGTTGGCGGACTTGGCGCTGCCTTTGCCCTGGTCATTGGAGTAGCTCGGGCGCTCATGGCCGTCACGCGCCACATCGTGCGGCCAAGCTGGCCTTACCTCCTGCGGCAGGGCATTTCCAATCTTCATCGCCCGGGCAACCAGACTTTGCTGTTCCTGCTCTCGCTCGGGCTGGGCACCTTTCTGCTGCTCACCATCCTGCTTACCGGGGATCTTTTGCAGCAGCGTCTCCGCATCAGCGAGACTCAGGAAAACCCCAACCTCTACCTGATCGACGTCCAGCCCGATCAAGTCGAAGGCGTGACTTCGCTGGTCAAAAACCAAGGGCTACCCGTTTTAGAAACCGCCCCCATGGTCACCATGCGGGTTCAGGCCCTCAAAGGCGTTCCGGTCACAAAAGCGGAAGGGGTGCCGCGCTGGATTGCCAATCGCGAATTCCGGTCCACCTACCGAGCGAATCTGAACTCCAGTGAAACTCTGGTTGCCGGAGAATGGCATGAGAGCCTGCCCAGCCCAGAGGGCCCCATCCCGGTCTCGCTCGAAGAAAAAATCGCCGGAGACATGCGTCTTCAACTTGGTGACACGCTGACGCTGGATGTCCAGGGCATCACCCTGGAAGCCCGCGTGACCAGCATCCGCAAGGTGGATTGGAGCCGGTTTAACCTCAACTTCTTCATGGTTTTTCCGCCTGGCCCTCTAGACGGTGCACCGGGCTTTCATGTGGTGACCACCCGCACCCCGGATGCAGCCGCCGTAGGCCGTCTTCAGCAAGGCTTGACGCGAGATTTTCCCAACGTCTCCTCGATAGACCTCTCCCAAATTTTGGAAACGGTTCGTTCGCTGTTCTCGAAGATCTCGTGGGTCATCACGATCATGGGCGGATTCACCCTCATCGCTGCGCTGCCTATTGTGGTTGGCACGCTTCTCAATGGTCGAGATGTGCGCCTCCGCGAAAGTGTCTTGCTGCGAACGCTAGGCGCTTCGGCGCGGCAGGTTCGCACCATCCTCATCATCGAATACGCCACCCTGGGTTTCCTTGCCGCCCTCACTGGAACGCTTCTCGCGGTGGGAGCTGCCACAGTCCTCGCCGTTTACGTTTTTAAAACGTCGCTGTCGCCGAATGTCCTGACACTGCTGACCGCCTTTTTGACCACCACGGCCATTTCTGTTCTGGGAGGCCTCGCTCTCAGCCGGGGTGTTTCGAATCATCCACCGCTCGATATCCTGCGACGGATCTGA